The Vibrio nitrifigilis genome window below encodes:
- the rpsP gene encoding 30S ribosomal protein S16, whose product MVTIRLARHGAKKRPFYQIVVADSRNAATGRFIEKVGFFNPTATGQEEGLRLDLDRVKHWTDLGATVSDRVAKLVKDAQKAA is encoded by the coding sequence ATGGTAACCATTCGTTTGGCACGTCACGGCGCTAAAAAGCGTCCATTCTATCAAATCGTTGTTGCAGACAGCCGCAACGCAGCTACTGGCCGCTTCATCGAGAAAGTAGGTTTCTTTAACCCTACTGCAACTGGCCAAGAAGAAGGTCTACGTCTAGACCTAGATCGCGTTAAACACTGGACTGATCTAGGCGCGACAGTATCTGACCGCGTAGCTAAGCTAGTTAAAGACGCTCAAAAAGCGGCTTAA
- a CDS encoding HlyC/CorC family transporter: protein MDHISLGILFTLLACLIVISAYFSGSETGMMSLNRYKLKHLSNTGHKGAKRVEKLLNRPDRLIGLILIGNNLVNIMASAIATIIGQRLYGDMGVAIATGVLTMVVLVFAEVTPKTIAALYPEKISYASSYILSFLLKFLSPLVIFMNFITNGFIMILGLKPQANNDESLNSEELRTVVNEAGGLIPRRHQDMLLSILDLEHVTVNDIMVPRNEITGININDDWKSTVRQLTHSPHGRVVLYRDQIDEVVGILRLRDASRLMLEKNELNKETLLRAADEVYFIPEGTPLNVQLLKFQRNKERIGLIVDEYGDIVGLVTLEDILEEIVGEFTTSMQPSLAEEITPQSDGSFLIEGSANIRDINKSLRWKLPTDGPRTLNGLILEHLEEIPESKLSVEVAKHPMEILELEENRIKLVKVFPSKLKKKKQK from the coding sequence TTGGACCACATATCTTTGGGTATATTGTTTACGCTACTTGCTTGTCTCATTGTTATATCTGCGTATTTTTCCGGCTCAGAAACAGGCATGATGTCTCTGAACCGCTACAAACTAAAACACTTATCTAACACTGGCCATAAAGGGGCTAAACGCGTAGAGAAGCTGTTAAACCGTCCAGATCGTCTCATTGGCTTAATCCTTATTGGAAACAACTTAGTCAACATTATGGCCTCTGCCATAGCGACTATTATTGGTCAACGTTTATATGGCGACATGGGCGTTGCAATTGCAACAGGTGTTCTGACTATGGTGGTATTGGTATTTGCCGAAGTGACACCTAAAACCATTGCAGCGCTCTATCCAGAAAAAATCTCTTATGCGAGTAGCTACATACTTTCCTTTTTGTTGAAGTTCTTATCCCCACTCGTAATATTTATGAACTTCATCACTAATGGTTTTATCATGATATTGGGGCTTAAGCCCCAAGCGAATAATGACGAATCACTAAACTCAGAAGAACTCCGCACTGTTGTAAATGAAGCTGGCGGACTGATTCCTCGTCGTCACCAAGACATGCTGCTATCGATATTGGACCTAGAGCATGTCACTGTGAATGACATTATGGTTCCTCGTAATGAAATAACCGGTATCAACATTAACGACGATTGGAAATCTACCGTTCGCCAGTTGACCCACTCACCTCATGGCCGAGTGGTTCTATACCGCGATCAAATTGATGAAGTGGTAGGTATCTTACGTTTGCGTGATGCCTCCCGCTTAATGCTGGAAAAAAACGAGCTCAATAAAGAAACGTTATTACGCGCAGCAGATGAAGTCTACTTTATTCCAGAAGGTACACCGTTAAACGTTCAGTTACTAAAATTCCAACGTAATAAAGAACGCATTGGTCTTATTGTTGATGAGTATGGTGACATTGTTGGCCTTGTAACGTTAGAAGATATCTTAGAAGAGATCGTTGGGGAATTTACTACCTCTATGCAGCCAAGCCTAGCGGAAGAGATCACTCCGCAAAGTGACGGTAGTTTCTTAATCGAGGGCAGTGCCAACATTCGTGATATCAACAAGAGCTTACGTTGGAAATTACCCACCGACGGTCCTCGTACGTTGAACGGTTTGATTTTGGAACATTTAGAAGAAATACCAGAAAGTAAACTGAGTGTCGAAGTCGCCAAACACCCAATGGAAATTCTTGAGTTAGAAGAAAACCGCATTAAATTGGTTAAGGTATTCCCTTCTAAATTGAAGAAGAAAAAGCAGAAATAA
- the rimM gene encoding ribosome maturation factor RimM (Essential for efficient processing of 16S rRNA), with amino-acid sequence MSMKGKETMSEQQDRIVVGKFGSTYGIRGWLKVFSYTDNPESIFDYSPWFVKQKGSWVEYKVESWKRHNKGMVVKLDGLDIREDSHLLTNFEIAIDPAVLPELSEDEFYWRELFGMQVFTTKGYNLGEVTDMLETGSNDVLVVKANLKDAFGQKERLIPFLEEQVIKKVDREAQRIEVDWDPGF; translated from the coding sequence ATGTCGATGAAAGGTAAAGAAACGATGAGTGAGCAACAAGACAGAATCGTTGTAGGTAAATTTGGTTCTACTTATGGCATTCGAGGCTGGCTTAAAGTTTTTTCCTACACAGACAATCCAGAAAGCATTTTTGATTACAGCCCTTGGTTTGTAAAACAAAAGGGTTCGTGGGTTGAATACAAAGTAGAAAGTTGGAAGCGCCATAACAAAGGTATGGTTGTGAAACTAGACGGACTCGATATTCGTGAAGATTCGCATTTGCTGACAAATTTCGAAATAGCTATTGACCCTGCAGTGCTTCCAGAACTGTCAGAAGATGAGTTCTACTGGCGAGAATTGTTTGGTATGCAAGTGTTTACAACAAAAGGTTACAACCTTGGTGAAGTAACTGACATGTTGGAAACTGGCTCAAATGATGTTTTGGTTGTAAAAGCAAATCTGAAAGATGCTTTTGGCCAAAAGGAACGATTAATTCCGTTCCTTGAAGAGCAAGTGATCAAAAAAGTTGATCGCGAAGCTCAACGGATCGAAGTTGACTGGGATCCTGGATTCTAG
- the ffh gene encoding signal recognition particle protein: MFENLTDRLSKTLKNISGKGRLTEDNIKETLREVRMALLEADVALPVVRDFVKRVKENAVGVEVSKSLTPGQEFIKIVQAQLEAVMGESNEALDLAAQPPAVILMAGLQGAGKTTSVGKLSKLLTERDKKKVLVVSADVYRPAAIQQLETLASDVGVDFFPSSADQKPIDIANGAIEHAKKKFYDVVIVDTAGRLAVDEQMMAEIKELHQAINPVETLFVVDAMTGQDAANTAKSFGDTLPLTGVILTKVDGDARGGAALSVRHITGKPIKFLGVGEKTDALEPFHPDRVASRILGMGDVLSLIEDLQRNVDHEKAEKLAKKFKQKKGFDLEDFREQLGQMQNMGGMMGMMDKLPGMSQLPAGVKDKVDDKIFKQMEAIISSMTMKERHNPDLIKGSRKKRIAAGSGTQVQDVNRLLKQFTQMQKMMKKMQKGGMKGMMRNMQGMMGGMGGGGFFGR, translated from the coding sequence ATGTTTGAGAATTTAACCGATCGATTATCCAAAACGCTGAAGAACATCAGCGGTAAAGGTCGTCTTACTGAAGACAATATTAAAGAAACACTGCGTGAAGTGCGCATGGCGTTGTTAGAAGCGGACGTGGCACTTCCTGTTGTTCGTGATTTTGTTAAACGCGTTAAAGAAAATGCGGTGGGTGTTGAAGTCTCTAAGTCACTGACACCGGGCCAAGAGTTCATCAAAATAGTTCAAGCACAGCTTGAAGCTGTGATGGGTGAATCTAATGAAGCTCTTGATTTAGCCGCGCAACCGCCAGCAGTGATTTTAATGGCTGGTTTACAAGGTGCTGGTAAAACGACCAGTGTCGGTAAGTTATCTAAGTTATTAACTGAGCGCGATAAGAAGAAAGTCTTGGTTGTTTCTGCCGACGTTTACCGTCCTGCAGCAATCCAACAGCTTGAAACTTTAGCAAGTGATGTGGGCGTTGATTTCTTCCCTTCTTCGGCAGATCAGAAACCCATTGATATTGCGAATGGTGCCATCGAGCATGCGAAGAAGAAATTTTACGATGTTGTGATCGTCGATACTGCAGGCCGTCTAGCCGTTGACGAACAGATGATGGCTGAGATTAAAGAGCTGCACCAAGCGATTAATCCAGTAGAAACCCTGTTTGTTGTCGATGCCATGACGGGTCAAGATGCGGCGAATACGGCTAAATCATTTGGCGATACGCTTCCGTTAACTGGTGTGATTCTTACTAAAGTTGATGGTGATGCTCGCGGTGGTGCGGCGCTATCTGTTCGACATATTACCGGTAAACCGATCAAATTCTTAGGTGTCGGTGAAAAAACAGATGCTTTAGAACCTTTCCATCCAGATCGCGTAGCATCGCGAATTCTTGGTATGGGCGATGTGCTTTCTCTTATCGAAGACTTGCAACGTAACGTCGATCATGAAAAAGCGGAAAAGCTAGCTAAGAAATTTAAGCAGAAGAAAGGCTTTGATTTAGAAGACTTCCGTGAGCAATTAGGTCAGATGCAGAACATGGGCGGTATGATGGGAATGATGGATAAGCTTCCTGGTATGTCTCAACTTCCTGCGGGTGTTAAAGATAAAGTTGACGACAAAATCTTTAAACAAATGGAAGCCATCATTAGTTCAATGACGATGAAAGAGCGTCACAACCCTGATTTAATCAAAGGTTCACGTAAAAAACGCATTGCAGCAGGTTCGGGGACACAAGTTCAAGACGTTAACCGACTGCTAAAACAGTTCACCCAGATGCAAAAGATGATGAAGAAAATGCAGAAAGGTGGCATGAAAGGTATGATGCGCAACATGCAAGGCATGATGGGCGGAATGGGGGGCGGAGGCTTCTTCGGTCGTTAA
- the trmD gene encoding tRNA (guanosine(37)-N1)-methyltransferase TrmD: protein MWVGVISLFPEMFRSITDFGVTGQAVKKGLLSVETWNPRDFTHDKRRTVDDKPYGGGPGMLMMVQPLRDAIANAKQAAPGKTKVIYLSPQGRKLDQQGVEELATNQNVILICGRYEGIDERIIESEVDEEWSIGDFVMTGGELPAMTLIDSVSRFIPGVLGDFASAEEDSFANGLLDCPHYTRPEVLDGKEVPAVLKSGNHEDVRRWRLKQSLGRTWTRRPELLENLALTDEQELLLAEFIKETQNP from the coding sequence ATGTGGGTTGGCGTAATTAGCCTATTTCCCGAAATGTTTCGCAGCATCACGGATTTCGGAGTAACAGGTCAAGCGGTAAAAAAAGGGTTATTGTCAGTAGAAACATGGAATCCCCGTGATTTTACACATGACAAACGTCGCACGGTCGATGATAAGCCCTACGGTGGTGGCCCTGGTATGTTGATGATGGTTCAGCCTTTGCGCGATGCCATTGCAAACGCTAAGCAAGCCGCACCGGGAAAGACGAAAGTCATCTATTTATCACCTCAAGGTCGCAAACTCGACCAGCAAGGGGTTGAAGAGTTGGCTACTAATCAAAATGTTATTTTGATTTGTGGTCGCTACGAAGGAATAGATGAGCGCATTATCGAATCAGAGGTTGACGAAGAATGGTCAATCGGCGATTTCGTAATGACAGGTGGGGAACTCCCAGCCATGACGTTAATTGATTCTGTCTCTCGGTTTATTCCGGGGGTATTAGGAGATTTTGCGTCAGCAGAAGAAGATTCTTTTGCTAATGGTTTGTTGGATTGCCCTCATTACACTCGTCCTGAAGTGTTGGATGGAAAAGAAGTACCAGCGGTACTGAAATCTGGCAATCACGAGGACGTTCGTCGCTGGCGACTAAAGCAGTCGTTAGGCCGTACCTGGACTAGAAGACCAGAACTCCTGGAAAACCTAGCTCTGACTGACGAACAGGAACTATTACTGGCTGAGTTCATTAAAGAGACTCAGAACCCGTAA
- the gmtY gene encoding gamma-mobile-trio recombinase GmtY, which produces MSSVKVRATIVEDNTGIKSQLPILLTEQGELGTVTDYLLKLEADGMSNSVMNGFLQAVSLLLDYMEANRGLFDDPKLLFQTFSKRLYTGTIGEDGLDPSGLYWVPSSNNNVNKHIHRLTAFTDWLVDKQGSASMNPLRDATPHEQRLNYAAWYRKNQNDFLGHIEDKTVNKTIRKARTIKGRTPLTKTEDDVIAFPEKHWEDFYINGIGGASDPRVALRDKLILLLMHGGGLRESEALTLWVTDVFEDPYEPGSAIVRIYNEVDGKAPSDPEVRSKNQNRETYLKEKYARIPRQRMKGTAHLGWKNRVVDHKDNYIQVQWFPTDYGKVFMSLWKNYQKYRASIDCHHPYAFISFHHRAFGNPYTINAFHDNYATGLKRIGLEPNKAEGKDPHGHRHNYGRRLERSGLNPLVIRRCMHHKSLDSQIPYTGKGQQEISDELTQATLQLANPESKVKALDWKALVEHGFDDIDPQGYFTGKHPKLSGK; this is translated from the coding sequence TTGTCATCAGTAAAAGTCAGAGCGACGATTGTAGAGGACAATACGGGCATCAAAAGCCAACTGCCTATCTTGCTAACCGAGCAAGGAGAGTTAGGTACGGTCACGGACTACCTACTCAAGCTAGAGGCGGACGGGATGAGTAACTCCGTCATGAATGGATTTCTTCAAGCGGTGTCCTTGTTGCTGGATTATATGGAAGCAAATAGAGGATTGTTTGACGATCCGAAGTTGCTCTTCCAGACCTTTTCTAAGCGGTTGTATACAGGAACGATTGGTGAAGATGGACTTGACCCCTCTGGTTTATATTGGGTGCCAAGCTCAAACAATAACGTGAATAAGCACATTCACCGACTGACGGCATTCACCGATTGGTTGGTAGACAAACAAGGTTCTGCGTCAATGAATCCCTTGCGTGATGCCACACCTCATGAGCAGCGATTGAATTACGCCGCATGGTATCGAAAAAATCAAAATGATTTCCTTGGTCATATCGAAGATAAGACCGTCAATAAAACCATCCGTAAGGCGCGAACCATTAAGGGGCGCACACCACTCACCAAAACCGAAGATGATGTTATCGCCTTTCCTGAAAAGCATTGGGAGGATTTTTATATAAACGGCATTGGTGGTGCAAGTGACCCACGCGTGGCTCTCAGGGACAAATTAATACTCCTGCTCATGCACGGTGGCGGACTGCGCGAAAGTGAAGCTTTAACGCTTTGGGTGACAGATGTGTTTGAAGATCCCTATGAGCCAGGTAGTGCTATCGTTCGAATTTATAATGAAGTCGATGGCAAAGCTCCAAGTGACCCTGAAGTTCGCTCTAAAAATCAGAATAGAGAAACGTACTTAAAAGAAAAGTATGCGCGTATCCCTCGCCAACGCATGAAAGGCACTGCGCATCTTGGTTGGAAGAACCGTGTGGTTGACCATAAAGACAACTACATACAGGTTCAATGGTTTCCCACCGACTATGGCAAAGTGTTTATGTCACTGTGGAAAAACTATCAAAAGTACCGCGCCAGTATAGACTGTCACCACCCTTATGCATTTATTTCGTTTCATCACCGCGCCTTCGGTAATCCTTATACCATCAACGCTTTCCATGATAACTACGCCACCGGCTTGAAGCGCATTGGTTTAGAGCCAAACAAAGCAGAAGGCAAAGACCCTCACGGGCATCGACATAATTACGGTAGACGACTGGAGCGTTCAGGTCTGAACCCTTTGGTGATCCGACGTTGTATGCACCACAAATCTCTGGACTCACAAATTCCCTACACAGGCAAAGGCCAGCAAGAAATCTCTGACGAACTGACCCAAGCCACGCTGCAACTGGCAAACCCTGAATCCAAAGTCAAAGCACTGGACTGGAAAGCTCTGGTTGAGCATGGCTTTGATGACATCGACCCGCAGGGATACTTCACAGGCAAACATCCAAAATTGAGTGGTAAATAA
- a CDS encoding cytochrome C assembly family protein encodes MDNLITVVAAVLYFVSIAMIVPGVVNQTGIKTKTVFGSAALAVIFHAWLLGDLIFHNNGQNLSILNVASVASFLISVLMTASMFKARLWFLLPIVYSFSAIILVVANFVPNTFMTHFEHNSALLIHISFALFSYSTMCIGALYAIQLAWLDHKLKSKKSLAINPNLPPLLRVERHLFKIIIVGEALLTGTLITGFWFITDMFAEGKAHKGILSFIAWVVYAILLWGHYQNGWRGKRVTWLSVLGAFILTLAYFGSRFVKEFILS; translated from the coding sequence ATGGACAACTTAATTACAGTCGTTGCCGCCGTTTTATACTTTGTATCAATAGCAATGATTGTTCCAGGTGTGGTCAATCAAACCGGAATCAAAACCAAAACCGTCTTTGGTAGCGCAGCCCTTGCTGTCATATTCCACGCATGGTTACTTGGCGATCTTATTTTCCATAACAATGGACAAAACCTGAGTATTCTCAATGTTGCCTCTGTTGCGAGCTTTTTAATTTCGGTGCTAATGACTGCTTCCATGTTCAAAGCACGATTATGGTTTCTCCTTCCAATTGTGTACAGTTTTTCGGCAATCATCCTCGTTGTCGCTAACTTTGTACCCAATACATTCATGACTCACTTCGAACATAATTCAGCGTTGTTGATTCATATTTCTTTCGCATTGTTCTCTTATTCTACGATGTGTATCGGTGCTCTTTATGCCATTCAGCTTGCTTGGCTTGATCATAAATTAAAGAGCAAAAAAAGCTTAGCGATTAACCCTAACCTTCCTCCATTATTACGAGTTGAGCGGCATTTATTTAAAATCATTATTGTCGGTGAAGCCTTACTGACAGGAACCTTAATCACTGGTTTCTGGTTTATTACTGATATGTTTGCTGAAGGGAAAGCTCACAAAGGCATATTGTCATTCATCGCGTGGGTTGTTTACGCCATCCTTTTGTGGGGACATTATCAAAATGGTTGGCGTGGCAAGCGAGTGACCTGGCTATCAGTTCTTGGCGCTTTCATTTTGACCCTTGCTTACTTTGGTAGTCGATTTGTAAAAGAATTCATTCTTAGTTAA
- the luxS gene encoding S-ribosylhomocysteine lyase, translating into MPLLDSFTVDHTRMHAPAVRVAKNMKTPSGDTITVFDLRFTVPNKDILSEKGIHTLEHLFAGFMRAHLNGSDVEIIDISPMGCRTGFYMSLIGAPDEARVANAWLAAMKDVLTVEDQNKIPELNKYQCGTAAMHSLDEAKQIAQNVIDAGVQVNKNDDLALPEEMLKELKVH; encoded by the coding sequence CACACTCGTATGCACGCACCAGCAGTGCGCGTGGCGAAAAATATGAAAACTCCAAGCGGTGATACTATCACTGTTTTCGATTTGCGTTTTACAGTGCCTAACAAAGACATTTTGTCAGAAAAAGGGATTCACACTCTAGAACATTTGTTTGCGGGCTTTATGCGCGCACATCTAAATGGTTCTGATGTTGAAATTATTGATATTTCTCCAATGGGATGCCGTACTGGTTTCTACATGAGCTTAATTGGTGCTCCTGATGAAGCTCGCGTAGCTAACGCTTGGCTAGCAGCAATGAAAGATGTGCTGACAGTAGAAGATCAAAACAAAATTCCTGAATTGAATAAGTACCAATGTGGCACGGCTGCTATGCACTCTTTAGATGAAGCAAAACAGATCGCACAAAACGTGATCGATGCCGGTGTTCAAGTGAATAAAAATGATGACCTTGCGCTACCTGAAGAGATGTTAAAAGAGCTTAAAGTTCACTAA
- the rplS gene encoding 50S ribosomal protein L19 encodes MSNIIKALEEEQMKKDLPNFAPGDTVVVQVKVKEGDRERLQAFEGVVIAIRNRGLHSAFTVRKISNGEGVERTFQTHSPVVDSIEVKRRGAVRRAKLYYLRELSGKAARIKEKLAKK; translated from the coding sequence ATGAGTAACATCATCAAAGCTCTTGAAGAAGAGCAAATGAAAAAAGACCTACCTAACTTCGCACCAGGTGACACTGTTGTTGTACAAGTTAAGGTAAAAGAAGGTGACCGTGAACGTCTACAGGCGTTCGAAGGTGTTGTAATCGCGATTCGTAACCGCGGTCTACACTCAGCTTTCACTGTTCGTAAAATCTCTAACGGTGAAGGTGTTGAGCGTACTTTCCAAACTCACTCACCAGTTGTTGATAGCATTGAAGTGAAACGTCGTGGTGCTGTACGTCGTGCCAAACTGTACTACCTACGTGAACTATCTGGTAAAGCTGCTCGTATTAAAGAGAAGCTTGCTAAGAAGTAA